The nucleotide sequence TTtgtttctcctctttttattttctgttttctccaCTCACGGTGTTACAATAAAGTCACGCCCTAGGCTGTGCTTATATATGCACGAGCCGACCCAAGGACCTCATAAACCGACTAGTATTCTGAACTCCAAACGCTTACACGGACATGGCTAAACGTCTAGTACTTGGACTTCTAATTTCCTATTAGACTACTGCTCAAAATACAACACGACATGCAAGCCGTATACAACTAGGACACCTAATCACCGGCCACCCTCATTATGATTAGCTTAAACCTATTTTTATTAGGACAAGATTATTGCTAACAATCTCTCCATAATCTTGACTCCACGTCTTCTATGCTTCTCCGGTCTTGACTCGTTGACGATTCATCCCTTGTCGACTCATCCATCTCGCACCACGACAAGTCAAATTGCCGGCTAGATTGTTGTTGTCAACATTCTCTCCCCAATCTTGACTTGGCGAATTTGCGGACCACCTCAAATATGCCTTGGACTACCCAGCCTTGCTAGTAACCTGTGGAAAACACCATTCGGTGGACTTCACCATCCACCCTAGCAAGATACATGCCGACTCCTTGTGGATCACACCACCTTGTGCACTACACCATGCACTCCAGCctcatgtagagacatggcctcatTGGAGAGACTCACCTTCACTGGTTTACCGCCCCCACATAGTTGAACTTGATCCTCTCGTCGAGACACATAGACGACCTGGATgcgcttcatcttcaacgcctcctCACAGAGACAAGCACTTGGACATGACGACGACGACCGACTGACCAACCGACCGTGCTAACCCGCACGACTCCTTGACTTTAACTTCCGGATGACGATCTTGACGACTTTTCGGCACCGCATCACCGCACCACCGCTCCCGTCAACGATCTCCATCCGCCGCCTTGCCGATGACAGCCCGCCGTCTCCCTCCTTGTCGCTTCATCGAACGACGGTCGCATAATCCTCCTCGTCGCTGCAACACCCAGCGACAACATCGCCCGCCCCGAGGCACTAGTCGGGTCGCGACCCCGGGGCAAGCGCGGCTTCAACTCGACCATTTGAAGTGATCGATCCTGTGGGCGAAATTCCAACAGAGCACAACTTTCGAAATTCAAACAAAGCACACAATCAATGGTACAATGCGAACGGTAATTCACATAGTGCAGGGCTGAACACAGCCTTTGcctaataataattaaaaaaaccaTTGGTAGCATGAAGGCAGTAATTAAAGAGTAAATGGGCACACACAAATTACAGGGCAACAAAGATCAGTAGAGCAGTTTGGATGCATGCTTAATTAGTCTAGGCTACACCAGCCAGTTAAGCAATCTATCTATGTACTAGAGCCAAGATAAACAAGAACGTGCGTACGTCTATCTCCTAGCTAGTCCTAGCGTTGCACGTTGAGCATATCTCCTTGGCCTCTCTCTATCTGCTCGCCTTGCAGGGCATCACTTGCAGCCACTCGCCACATTCTTCATGGCCTCCTGCTCCACACGGTGCCACTCCGTGACAAGTTCGTGCCGCATGCGCTTCTCAGCAGCAGCCTCGTGGGGTTCAAGCGCACCGTCCTCGTCGTCATAGTAATAGTATCCGCAGTAGCCGGCATTGATGCGCTTGTGGACCCCGTAGCGGGTGCCCCGCTTGCGGACCTCAGGTGGCTTGTCAAATAGCTCGCGGACGCCGGGGAGCTTCTTGGCAGCGCCAAAGTAGCGGTAGCCCGGTCCACGGCCCGAGGGGTTGGGGATGGCGACGATGTTGCCGTCGAGGTCGGTCATCAGGGCGGCGTTGGAGCTCCGAGAGTAGTCGCGGCCTCCGAGCTCGAGGATGCGGCGCTCCCAGTGGCTGCGCTCGCGGAGGAGCTTGTTGATCTCGTCGTTGAGGTCTCGGAGGCGGTGCTCCCCGAGGCCCTCGTTCTGGATCTCCGCCAACTTGGCGCCGATCTCGCGCAGGATCTCGCCATGCCAGCGGTCGGCGTCGGCGAGGTCCCGGCACTCGGAGGCGAGGTACGGCCGGCGCTCGCGGGGCTTGCGCTTCTCCTCCTGCTTCATCGTGGTGAAGCGGTTGAGCAAGGACTGCGCCTTCTCCTCGTTACGAGCCATGGTGGGCGGTCGCATGGAGCGGCCGATGGCGGTGCgggtggcagcggcggcgacgTTCGCTCGCGATCTTGGGGACCAGGGTTTGTTGGTGCTGGATTGGGATTTCAGGGCTGGGCTACCTTTGTATTACGGTATATATATAAGAGGAAGCAGCTTTGATGACTCACCTGGTTCGTATCCGCTCTGGGCTCTGCGTTCGCCGGACCAGTCTTTTCTTTTCCGTTAACTGGTGGATGTTCGCTGCGAAGTAACTCCCAACGAACATCCTCGCAGCCGTTTGATCAAGATTAGATGatgacatttaaaaaaaatccgAAATTGTCTTCTATGATGAAATTGTCATGCTAGTCTCAAAATATGTCACCCTACAACTAAAATTGCAACAGAAATTGTTTGAAATGTCACCCTCTCCGCCAACTAAaagattattttattttattttttattatggCGAAATTATCTGTGACAACTAGGTATAAATCCACGCAAAATAAAAAGGACCCTAATGGCGAGCTAATGTTTATTCTGTGAGAATGAACATTTTGTAACACGTTATAACCACATATGCTCACATACACGCATATATATATTCATCCCTATAAGTACACGCACGCGCACCTTATCCCTATGAGCACATCCGAGATGTCGAGCCAACACAACATCTTGATATTGCCGAAGTCACCAGTGACGCCCCATAGTCAATGAAAatatctcctcccactgaacaaaCATCACTGAAAACACTGGAATAAATTTAGTAAAATAAAGGCACCAGTGCCACGTATAGGTTTTAAACTTTAGTGAGCTGGTTTCACCACACCGACGTTCCTCAACAAAGCTTACATGACCAAACATTGATTTTCCTTGTCAATTGCAAAGAATCACTCTGAGAAACGTTCAAGAATTGTCAGGTTAAAACAAAGAGTTTTGTTATCCTATAATAAAAATATTTGTCATGCTAAACAAGCGAAAAATTCCATGCTATAGAACAAAAATTGCCATACTACAATAGAGAAAAATGCCATGCGCTTAAGAAAATTGCCGTGTTGCAGTAGAGATAATTATCATTGTAAATAGAAGAGGAAGTTGCTCACATGTTTAGAAATTGACATGCGCAAAAGAGAATTACCATGTTAGCAGAAAGGAATTGCCATGTTACAACAGAAAATGGTATGGTACAACAGAGAAAATTGTCAATTTGCCATGCATGTGTAAGGATTACCATGCTACAGCGGGACGATTCGCCATCCTATGCAGAGAAGTAGTCATACATGATTTTAGTAATGTGCATGCTTCACATCGTGGGTGGATGTCATACCACACGAGGCCGTTCCCTTGGGTTGGTGCATCAGAAGGAACGTTTGCGTTGTTCCCTGTGAAGGGTGCATGGGAGAGGCAATGCCCACAGGAATTGCCATATGTCATCCTTTTTAAGATTCATGCTAGAATCACCGCTTTACGATTGCATGTGTCTCGAAAGTACTCATCAAGATCCTGAAAGGTTGTAGAAGGTCCTGAAAGATTTTGAAAGGTTATAAGGACTTCAAGGATATTCTAGAAGGGCCTTCATTGCAAAAAAAATCTAGAACAATACCTTTGTTGCAAagattttctgcaacaagacctctaTTGCAAAACTTCTGCACCAGCAGCTCTGTTGCAATGGTGAAAGATGGCGCTCTGCTGCCCAATGTCTGCATATCAGACGGCTCGCGAGGCCGTGGATCTTTTAAAAACATCCGCCGGCCGACGCGTAGCAAcacttttttttaattattatttgtCTCCATATAGGCCCGTAGAACAAATGTTCATATCTTTCATACACCTATATTATATACTCCCCCGTGTCTGGTCTAGGAACGTCCCCATGCATGTGAATCGCGGGACCAAGTCGAAGGCAATGCAAATTAACTACTTCCACCATTCCATATCGAAACTACTTTGCGCACTACATAGGCATGGCCAATTGACGAGAACCCCGACCCCCGCGGAACCAGATCGTCTGACGTAGGAAGAAAGTACTACAGAGGGACGTCGATCATTTGCTACCGTCCCATGCGCATCCGACGGTGGCCGGTGGAACAGAGCGAACACAGTGGGGCAGTCGGCCCACAAAGCATGATCCAGCCCAATCCAACACATGAGAGAGGGAGGAAAATGGCGCAACAACAAGAAAAAGGGATCGAAGACACACAAACGGCGTGATATCTGCTCTTTGATCTGTTTCTCAAAAAGGAAAATCTGCTCTTTGATGTTGTGCCTACGTGTAAATATTCAATAGCTTCGAACCACATGCTCACAAATTCATTGGTGTTGACAACATCAACGATCTGCTCTCCGATGATATTATCTATTTACAACATGAATGATAGGCTCACAAATTCCTCTCGTTTACATGCTCTGCTTGATATTTCTCtaataaaatttaattaaaacGGACAAATATTCATCAAtaataggctcacaaagttctagGATGCCGCCCTGGCCGGCCGCACCACCATCGTTGTCCGTGCCTTTGCCGTCGTCCTTCTAGCGGCAGAAGGACACGGGGCCGCGGCAGCCTTGCCCAGCCGCCGCTTGACACTCGTGGAGTAGCCGCTCCACTTCCTTCTGTACCGCGTGGAGCGCTGCGTGGCGCCTTGGCCCTGCCGGCATTAGTGGAGGTGTCTCTAGCGACCATTCCTCGCCAATCTTGTCGAGCTTCCCGTcgggccggtggtggcggcgcgcATCTGTCTCCGCGGTGGTGACGGACCGGTCGAGAGCCTAGGCCGCCACCAAGTCCGGGTCATTGCGGACCTAGGCCGACGCCTCGTCCGACCAAGCGAATGCGGTGCAACGGTCGGCTTGGTTTCTCGGGACAACATGTCCGCATTGAAGTGGCGAGCCCGTTGATCAGTGACACCCTCCCATCCGGTCGCTTCCCGTGGCATCAAAGCCGGTCGTTACGGGTATGGGCCGGAATGAATGCGGCGCAGGAAGTGGCGTATCGGTTGGAGAGAAAGTGCGGGAGAGGTGGAAGGGGGTTTTGGGTGGGCCAAGGTTGTCGAACGCATGTGTGGTAGTGATCCGAACGCCCGACAAGCCCCCTGGGTTGCTTCCAGTTTGCAAGAAAAATTACGTCCGGACCGATCCATGGACAGGTATAagactgatacgtcttcaacgtatctataatttttgattgctccatgctatattatctactgttttggacattattgggctttattatccacttttatattattttttggactaacttactaaccagaggcacagcccagaattgctttttttgcctattttagggtttcgaagaaaaggaatatcaaacagagtccaaacggaatgaaaccttcgggaacgtgattttctcaacgaataagacccaggagacttggaccctacNNNNNNNNNNNNNNNNNNNNNNNNNNNNNNNNNNNNNNNNNNNNNNNNNNNNNNNNNNNNNNNNNNNNNNNNNNNNNNNNNNNNNNNNNNNNNNNNNNNNNNNNNNNNNNNNNNNNNNNNNNNNNNNNNNNNNNNNNNNNNNNNNNNNNNNNNNNNNNNNNNNNNNNNNNNNNNNNNNNNNNNNNNNNNNNNNNNNNNNNNNNNNNNNNNNNNNNNNNNNNNNNNNNggccccctgttgctccatcgacgtactccttcctcctatatatacctacgtacccccaaacgatcagatacggagccaaaaccgtaattccaccgccgcaactttctgtatccacgagatcccatcttggggcctgttccggagctccgccagagggagcatcgatcacggagggcttttacatcagaccatagcctctctgataaagtgtgagtagtttacctcagacctacgggtccatagttagtagctagatggcttcttctctctttttggatctcaatacaatgttctccccctctcttatggacatctattcgatgtaatcttctttttgcggtgtgtttgttgagactgatgaattgtgggtttatgatcaagtctatcaatgaacaatatttgaatcttctctgaattcttttatgtatgattggttatctttgcaagtcttttcgaattatcagtttggtttggcctactagattgatctttcttgcaatgggagaagtgcttaactttgggttcaatcttacggtgtcctttcccagtgacagtaggggcagcaaggcacgtattgtattgttgccatcaaggataacaagatggggttttcatcatattgcatgagtttatccctctacgtcatgtcatcttgcttaaggcgttactctgttttcatgaacttaatactctagatgcatgctggatagtggtcgatgagtagagtaatagtagtagatgcagacaggagtcggtctacttgtctcggacgtgatgcctatatacatgatcatacctagatattctcataactatactcaattctgtcaattgctcaacagtaatttgttcacccatcatagaatacctatgctcttgagagaagccactagtgaaacgtatggcccccggcTCTATCTTCATCGTATTAATctttcaatacttagttatttcctttgcttttattttactttgcatctttatcataaaaataccaaaaatattatcttatcatatctatcagatctcattctcgtaagtgaccgtgtagggattgacaaccccttatcgcgttggttgcgacgatttatttgttttgtgcaggtacgagggactcgcacgtagcctcctactggattgataccttggttctcaaaaactgagggaaatacttacactactttgctgcatcatcccttcctcttcgggaaaaaccaacgcagtgctcaagaggtagcaaagaccGTGTTGGCTGGCAAAACACGTCCGAACCGTGCGGTCCCGATGGATGCGGGTGGTTTGAAACATCTCATGTTCTGCTAAATCTAAAACATCTTATCTGAGGACGGGGTGTCAACCTGTTGGCTAGGCAATCGGAGTTGCTGCCAGCCTGCCCAGGTTCGAGCCTCGGCTCTGATTTGCGGTGCTCGtggagtttctcctataaaaaaaCCAATGAGGGTTAGTCCTGGGTTGGTCTTAATTTTTTTAGAACATCTCATCTGCTAAATCTGAAACTTGACTTTGTCATGCTAAAATCTGAAACAACTCGTCTCTTAAATCTGACACTTGACTTTGCTCCAGTATATCGTGCTCAATCGAGCATCACAGAGCAGTATCCACGTAAGTTCCCCAGTCTTTTGTTTTATCATACGGAAGTTCCCTAGTCTACGTGTTGGCAGCGGCATTGGCAGTATCTACGCTATTTCTTTTTCCTGAGGTGAATGGGCTGTTCATGGGGGATTTCGCTCGTGGGCTGCAAGGTCTTTGAACGTCGAGCGCTGTCTTGGTCAGTTCCACCAGCCACCGTAGGATGCGCATGGGACGGTAGGAAACGATCGACTTCCCTCTGCAGTACTTCTACCTACGTCAGACGATCTGATTCCGACCCCCGCGTCGTCTCTTCCAGGGGACTCGGGGGGTGCTAGGGTTTCCCAGCACCGCCACCCCCTTCCAGCGGCTCCCCCCTCCTCGTCGCCGTTGCCAGAGGCTTTCGGTcgtcccgcggcggcggcgggactccccggccccttccttccctcctctatGCGTCTCCCTCCCGCTCTACTGCCCCGTCCCCGGTGAGGTTCAACAGGCGCCAGATCCGCTCGTGGCCGtcactaccggaatcgcaccctatgccgacggccagggccgccGGCATAGCCCTGAATGgccgtcgggacaggcctatgccgacggcccccgtcggcatagggccgtcggcaacatatccgtcggcgtagccaggaaggccgtcggcatagaaaggccgtcggcataggccctatcccgacggtgtccgtacatctatgccgacggccctggcagTCGACAACGTTatcgcctaacggcggccgccgtcaagtgctgaCCAACGGTNNNNNNNNNNNNNNNNNNNNNNNNNNNNNNNNNNNNNNNNNNNNNNNNNNNNNNNNNNNNNNNNNNNNNNNNNNNNNNNNNNNNNNNNNNNNNNNNNNNNNNNNNNNNNNNNNNNNNNNNNNNNNNNNNNNNNNNNNNNNNNNNNNNNNNNNNNNNNNNNNNNNNNNNNNNNNNNNNNNNNNNNNNNNNNNNNNNNNNNNNNNNNNNNNNNNNNNNNNNNNNNNNNNNNNNNNNNNNNNNNNNNNNNNNNNNNNNNNNNNNNNNNNNNNNNNNNNNNNNNNNNNNNNNNNNNNNNNNNNNNNNNNNNNNNNNNNNNNNNNNNNNNNNNNNNNNNNNNNNNNNNNNNNNNNNNNNNNNNNNNNNNNNNNNNNNNNNNNNNNNNNNNNNNNNNNNNNNNNNNNNNNNNNNNNNNNNNNNNNNNNNNNNNNNNNNNNNNNNNNNNNNNNNNNNNNNNNNNNNNNNNNNNNNNtaggccgtcggcatagacgtgcCACATGGCGAGCAGGCGTCACCCCTGGGgcgggtctatgccgacggcctagctgtcggcttagtttgaaactatgccgacagctagaccgtcggcatagacctgccacgtggcagccactgggagctcctggagcaggcctatgccgacggcctagccgtcggcttagtttgaaactatgccgacggctaagccgtcggcatggacctgccacgtggcagccactgggagctcacagcagctctatgccgacggcctagtcgtcggcatagtttctgtatgttttttttct is from Triticum aestivum cultivar Chinese Spring chromosome 3A, IWGSC CS RefSeq v2.1, whole genome shotgun sequence and encodes:
- the LOC123059698 gene encoding pre-mRNA-splicing factor ISY1 homolog, with the translated sequence MRPPTMARNEEKAQSLLNRFTTMKQEEKRKPRERRPYLASECRDLADADRWHGEILREIGAKLAEIQNEGLGEHRLRDLNDEINKLLRERSHWERRILELGGRDYSRSSNAALMTDLDGNIVAIPNPSGRGPGYRYFGAAKKLPGVRELFDKPPEVRKRGTRYGVHKRINAGYCGYYYYDDEDGALEPHEAAAEKRMRHELVTEWHRVEQEAMKNVASGCK